The Pyramidobacter porci genome includes the window GGGAGATGTTGATGGTGATGCCGCGTTCTTTCTCTTCCGGCGCTTTGTCGATCTGGTCGAATTTGGTCTCTTCCGCGTAACCGGCTTTCGACAGGACGTGCGAGATCGCTGCCGTCAGCGTGGTCTTCCCGTGGTCGATGTGCCCGATCGTGCCGATGTTCAGATGGGGCTTGCTGCGTTCGAATTTCTCTTTTGCCATTGTTTTTTCCTCCCTAGGTTTTCCTAGAAACTTACTTCTTGCCAGCGGACTCAGCGCCGCTGGGGTTCAAGATCGTCTCGGCAACATTCTTGGGAACCGGCTCGTAGTGGTCGAATTGCATGGTGTAGTTGGCGCGTCCCGAAGTTTTGCTTCTCAAATCGGTGGCATAACCGAACATCTCGCCAAGGGGCACATACGCTTTGATGGCACGGGCATTCGCTCTCATTTCCATACCGTCAACACGGCCGCGACGGGACGAAAGATCGCCCATGACGTCGCCCACGTAATCCTCGGGGGTCACGACTTCGACCGACATAATGGGTTCCATCAGCGTAGGACTGGCCTTTCTCATGGCTTCTTTGAAAGCCATTGAAGCAGCAATCTTGAAGGCCATTTCCGAAGAGTCGACTTCGTGATAGCTTCCGTACACCAACTCAACCTTCACGCCGATGACGGGAAATCCGCCCAGAACGCCACTGCCCATGGCCTCTTCGAAACCCTTCTGACAGGCAGGGATGAACTCGCGCGGAATGACACCGCCAACGATATCGTCCTCAAACACAAAACCTTCCTGCCCGTCAGGCAGGGGCTCCATGTTGATAACGCAATCGCCGTACTGCCCGTGACCGCCGCTCTGACGGACGAATTTGCCCTGAACCTTTTCAACACGGTTCTGAATGGCTTCGCGGTAAGCAACCTGAGGACGGCCAACGTTCACGTGAACGCCAAACTCACGGCGCAGGCGATCGACGATAATGTCAAGGTGAAGTTCGCCCATGCCGGAAATCGTCGTCTGCCCCGTTTCTTCGTTGTCCTTGACGACGAAGGTTGGGTCTTCGTCGGAAAGAGCAACCAACCCCTTGGCCAGTTTGGCCTTGTCCTCGGTCGTCGCGGGTTCAACCGCCAGGGTGATGACAGGGGCGGGAAACGTCAGACTCTCAAGAACCA containing:
- a CDS encoding GTP-binding protein, with the translated sequence MAKEKFERSKPHLNIGTIGHIDHGKTTLTAAISHVLSKAGYAEETKFDQIDKAPEEKERGITINIS